From the genome of Perca fluviatilis chromosome 1, GENO_Pfluv_1.0, whole genome shotgun sequence, one region includes:
- the LOC120560227 gene encoding uncharacterized protein LOC120560227: MPSFNVVEFMDEIDPDGCKKVDIIPTTWFEGTDGKLCWWPPATLLNVTKAVKEGTPPAQNWILCNVRVMGNAATYAEARVKLHQAEYTSDLTDIEDGLIKRKTRSKLFQSQSKQLESREHSDSEDELPPTPPEKLLWPAANKMTSRITIPTAQRVASSTVQQITSPTAQRVASSTVQQIASPTVQRFASPSCEAMFSKLLTIVEEIKETQKVRGS, from the exons ATGCCCTCATTCAATGTGGTGGAGTTTATGGATGAAATTGACCCTGATGGCTGCAAGAAGGTGGACATCATTCCAACAACATGGTTCGAGGGCACTGACGGAAAATTATGCTGGTGGCCACCAGCCACATTGCTCAATGTGACCAAGGCTGTGAAAGAGGGCACACCACCAGCTCAAAACTGGATTCTGTGTAATGTGCGTGTGATGGGAAATGCAG CTACTTATGCGGAGGCCAGGGTAAAGCTACATCAAGCTGAGTATACATCAGACCTGACAGACATCGAAGATGGCTTGATAAAGAGAAA GACAAGGTCAAAACTCTTCCAGAGTCAGAGCAAGCAACTAGAATCAAGAGAGCATTCTGATTCAGAGGACGAACTTCCACCCACTCCCCCAGAAAAACTCCTTTGGCCAGCAGCAAATAAAATGACCAGCCGGATCACCATCCCCACTGCCCAGCGAGTCGCCAGTTCCACTGTCCAGCAGATCACCAGCCCCACTGCCCAGCGAGTCGCCAGTTCCACTGTCCAGCAGATCGCCAGCCCCACTGTCCAGAGGTTTGCAAGCCCCAGTTGTGAAGCAATGTTCTCTAAACTTCTTACAATTGTAGAAGAAATTAAGGAGACCCAGAAGGTTCGTG GTTCCTGA